Proteins encoded in a region of the Leishmania panamensis strain MHOM/PA/94/PSC-1 chromosome 7 sequence genome:
- a CDS encoding hypothetical protein (TriTrypDB/GeneDB-style sysID: LpmP.07.1070), whose translation MTELVNPNPIVFEPTHDPLKGRTNAERAAEDDEDAEDPIDAWEVFELIRRIRDPEHPNSLEQLKVVEPSLINVNWKKRHIRVLFTPTVPHCSLTTLIGLSIRLQLERSLPEYTKIDIYVTPGTHEQEEQVNKQLNDKERVAAALENRNLLNVVESCINGLDE comes from the coding sequence ATGACTGAGCTAGTTAACCCCAACCCCATCGTGTTCGAGCCCACGCATGATCCGCTCAAAGGCCGCACCAATGCAGAGCGCGCGgctgaggacgacgaggatgcggAGGACCCCATTGACGCGTGGGAGGTGTTTGAGCTAATCCGCCGCATACGCGACCCTGAGCACCCCAACTCGCTCGAGCAGCTGAAAGTCGTCGAGCCCTCGCTCATCAACGTGAATTGGAAGAAGCGGCACATCCGCGTTCTCTTCACCCCAACGGTGCCGCATTGCAGCCTGACCACGCTTATCGGTCTGAGCATCCGTCTGCAGCTCGAGCGATCGCTACCCGAGTACACGAAGATCGACATCTACGTCACCCCCGGCACCCATGaacaggaggagcaggtgaaTAAGCAGCTGAATGATAAGGAgcgggtggcggctgcgctggagaACCGGAATCTGCTGAACGTGGTGGAGTCGTGCATAAATGGGCTTGATGAGTAA